The following proteins come from a genomic window of Corallococcus sp. NCRR:
- a CDS encoding bifunctional riboflavin kinase/FAD synthetase — protein MKVFQSVSEAGRQLQGQALALGNFDGVHVGHQALFAEALRHAPANALTFQPHPGKVLQPDLAPKLITLLPRKLELLAACGLSHVVVQPFTRDYARNTPQDFESALFDGLGVGHVVVGSDYTYGAQRAGTVATLRDAAAKRGAQVHVVQPVNVDGVVASSSRIREYILEGRVGAARRLLGRPFDLDGTVVSGAGRGRTIGFPTANVDTQNELRPAPGVYAIRVRLLAEADGPWRPGAANIGVKPTFGGTEVTIEAHLLDFSGDLYGKELRVQFLERLRPEQRFGSAAELVGQIKRDVEAARTVVARGDG, from the coding sequence ATGAAGGTCTTCCAGTCCGTGTCCGAGGCGGGCCGCCAGCTTCAGGGGCAGGCCCTCGCGCTGGGCAACTTCGACGGCGTGCACGTGGGCCACCAGGCCCTCTTCGCGGAGGCGCTGCGCCACGCCCCCGCGAACGCGCTCACCTTCCAGCCCCACCCGGGCAAGGTGCTCCAGCCGGACCTGGCGCCCAAGCTGATCACGCTCCTGCCGCGCAAGCTGGAGCTGCTCGCGGCGTGCGGCCTGTCCCACGTGGTGGTGCAGCCCTTCACCCGCGACTACGCGCGCAACACGCCCCAGGACTTCGAGTCCGCCCTCTTCGACGGCCTGGGCGTGGGCCACGTCGTGGTGGGCAGCGACTACACCTATGGCGCCCAGCGCGCCGGCACCGTCGCCACGCTGCGTGACGCCGCGGCGAAGCGGGGCGCCCAGGTGCACGTCGTCCAGCCGGTGAACGTGGACGGCGTCGTCGCGTCCTCGTCGCGGATCCGCGAGTACATCCTGGAGGGCAGGGTGGGCGCGGCCAGGCGGCTGCTCGGCCGCCCGTTCGACCTGGATGGCACGGTGGTGTCCGGCGCGGGCCGGGGGCGCACCATCGGCTTTCCCACCGCCAACGTGGACACGCAGAACGAGCTGCGGCCGGCGCCCGGCGTGTACGCCATCCGGGTGCGCCTGCTCGCGGAGGCGGACGGGCCGTGGCGGCCGGGGGCGGCCAACATCGGCGTGAAGCCCACCTTTGGCGGTACGGAGGTCACCATCGAGGCGCACCTGCTGGACTTCAGCGGCGACCTCTATGGCAAGGAACTGCGGGTGCAGTTCCTGGAGCGGCTGCGGCCCGAGCAGCGCTTCGGCTCCGCCGCCGAGTTGGTGGGTCAAATCAAACGCGACGTGGAGGCCGCGCGCACCGTGGTGGCCCGCGGCGACGGGTAG
- the trmB gene encoding tRNA (guanine(46)-N(7))-methyltransferase TrmB produces the protein MRPALLPDPVGLKFVPLEAPPDWDAEFGFTGPLELEIGSGAGGHALEYCRRNPGVRFVAFEWRKKYARDTQMRAEKAGMKNLRVIESDARFVVPRIFAPGSLDVIHLQFPDPWWKRSHAKRAVVQPEFAKVMLGLLKPGGRFDMRTDVQDRAEAMLEILEAAGFHNPLGAGVFHPYDPEEVPSTRERRYLASGEPVYRARLVKPAL, from the coding sequence ATGCGCCCTGCCCTGCTCCCTGATCCGGTCGGCCTCAAGTTCGTCCCCCTGGAAGCGCCCCCGGACTGGGACGCGGAGTTCGGCTTCACCGGGCCGCTGGAGCTGGAGATCGGCTCCGGGGCGGGCGGGCACGCGCTGGAGTACTGCCGCAGGAACCCCGGCGTGCGCTTCGTGGCCTTCGAGTGGCGCAAGAAGTACGCGCGCGACACGCAGATGCGCGCGGAGAAGGCGGGCATGAAGAACCTGCGCGTCATCGAATCCGACGCGCGCTTCGTGGTGCCGCGCATCTTCGCGCCCGGGTCGCTGGACGTCATCCACCTGCAGTTCCCCGACCCGTGGTGGAAGCGCTCGCACGCCAAGCGGGCGGTCGTGCAGCCGGAGTTCGCCAAGGTGATGCTGGGGCTGCTCAAGCCCGGCGGCCGCTTCGACATGCGCACCGACGTGCAGGACCGCGCGGAGGCCATGCTGGAAATCCTGGAGGCGGCGGGCTTCCACAACCCGCTGGGCGCCGGGGTGTTCCACCCGTACGACCCGGAGGAGGTGCCCTCCACCCGCGAGCGGCGCTACCTGGCGTCCGGAGAACCCGTGTACCGCGCACGCCTGGTGAAGCCCGCGCTGTAG
- a CDS encoding diguanylate cyclase, with amino-acid sequence MPEAERKRMPEGVRRSGPANDFSGRTVLIVDDDPAQVKHVREGLAPHGYVFKEALDGAQALSAIRAGRPDLIVMDVEMPGLGGVEVCRIVKANAGEGGFGFIPVILMTARQAAGKVEGLELGADDYLVKPFDMLELGARVKSMLRLKALQDALLEKNRELEWANRELDRRRQELLALSRTDALTGLFNRRYFEERLSEEFMRSRRYRSPLSLVMLDIDHFKRINDTFGHPFGDEVLRAVAHTARATLREVDLLARYGGEEFIALLPEAAPQDALRACERVREAIERLELTWTGPDGMSQEVKLTASLGVATVPADDLPGTEALLRAADASLYSAKGTGRNRVHQHAA; translated from the coding sequence ATGCCGGAAGCCGAAAGGAAACGGATGCCGGAGGGCGTGCGCAGGAGCGGACCCGCCAACGACTTCTCCGGGCGCACCGTGCTCATCGTGGACGATGATCCGGCGCAGGTGAAGCACGTGCGCGAGGGCCTGGCCCCGCACGGCTACGTGTTCAAGGAAGCGCTGGACGGTGCGCAGGCGCTGTCCGCCATCCGCGCGGGGAGGCCCGACCTCATCGTGATGGACGTGGAGATGCCGGGCCTGGGCGGCGTGGAGGTGTGCCGCATCGTCAAGGCGAACGCGGGCGAGGGCGGCTTCGGCTTCATCCCCGTCATCCTGATGACGGCCCGGCAGGCGGCGGGCAAGGTGGAGGGGCTGGAGCTGGGCGCGGACGACTACCTGGTGAAGCCCTTCGACATGCTGGAGCTGGGCGCGCGCGTGAAGTCCATGCTGCGGCTCAAGGCGTTGCAGGACGCGCTCCTGGAGAAGAACCGCGAATTGGAGTGGGCCAACCGCGAGCTGGACCGCCGCCGGCAGGAGCTGCTCGCGCTCAGCCGCACGGACGCGCTCACGGGCCTGTTCAACCGGCGCTACTTCGAGGAGCGGCTGAGCGAGGAGTTCATGCGCTCGCGCCGCTACCGCTCCCCCCTGTCGCTGGTGATGCTGGACATCGACCACTTCAAGCGCATCAACGACACGTTCGGCCACCCCTTCGGGGACGAGGTCCTGCGCGCGGTGGCGCACACGGCGCGCGCGACGCTGCGGGAGGTGGACCTCCTGGCCCGCTATGGCGGCGAGGAGTTCATCGCCCTGTTACCGGAGGCGGCCCCCCAGGACGCGCTGCGGGCGTGCGAGCGGGTGCGCGAGGCGATCGAGCGGCTGGAGCTGACGTGGACGGGCCCGGATGGAATGTCCCAGGAGGTGAAGCTGACCGCGTCGCTGGGCGTGGCGACGGTGCCCGCGGACGACCTGCCGGGCACGGAGGCGCTGCTGCGCGCGGCGGACGCGAGCCTGTATTCCGCCAAGGGGACGGGCCGCAACCGCGTCCACCAGCACGCGGCGTGA
- a CDS encoding cupredoxin domain-containing protein, whose product MRVFFSRIIKPWLALTAAAVLAGASQQACTKESSAKEPGAPAAQEVGRRENGVHVVELAVTEKGYEPSPVQLKKGEPVKLVVTRKTDLTCATELVMDEYKIDTKLPLNTPVEIAFTPSQSGTLKYGCAMGKMIAGTFVVD is encoded by the coding sequence ATGCGCGTCTTCTTCTCCCGCATCATCAAGCCCTGGCTCGCGCTCACCGCGGCGGCGGTCCTCGCGGGGGCGTCGCAGCAGGCGTGCACGAAGGAGTCCTCCGCGAAGGAGCCGGGCGCGCCCGCCGCGCAGGAGGTGGGACGGCGGGAGAACGGCGTGCACGTGGTGGAGCTGGCCGTCACGGAGAAGGGCTATGAGCCTTCGCCGGTGCAGCTCAAGAAGGGCGAGCCGGTGAAGCTGGTGGTGACGCGCAAGACGGACCTGACGTGCGCCACCGAGCTCGTGATGGACGAGTACAAGATCGACACGAAGCTGCCGCTGAACACCCCGGTGGAGATCGCCTTCACGCCCAGCCAGTCCGGGACGCTGAAGTACGGCTGCGCGATGGGGAAGATGATCGCCGGCACGTTCGTGGTGGACTGA
- a CDS encoding helicase C-terminal domain-containing protein — protein sequence MGSSELFTRHVFLDLETTGLDPRVDEVIEVGCLFFEHGREVDRFSQLYSASRPLNLTIRRLTGLSDAQLSGQPRFDAERAQLRERLQGWTVVAHNAPFEKGFLPDVLGGVPVLDSCELMHYLHPELPSHSLESLMRWAKLGSQQPHRALHDCVAVHAVLVHALDGCVRDGRAEDVADLLATMDPRARAALGPTPLLDSLSAEDARDLAMDAEARPLLELLTRLWEACRATPVPLSLETTGGFLRARPERKRANGGRPPPEPELDATPLPVRPEEVAQVLGPGGALERGGGFLSRPAQLEMAQAVARTLSDGGQVAVEAGTGTGKSLAYLTPAALFAARNGLKVGVAPHTKTLQDQLLEKDLPRLHQATGGAFGYALLKGQTNYLCRRRALEATRVEPGMNHTARAPRAYVRAYLRRSVDGDLDRLSHWFRERFPGMHGLVPAVRSEAATTLGERCPHHNKCFYHSAVAQAREADVLVINQSLAFAWPARYGRLDHLVLDEAHELEDVATTALTVELSDLAFLRLTERLHGRDGRRGLFAELRRALAATRRDESRVLMSEVDDSLRTLLQEARLLGEQVTALCEPAAAMPGEDADDAAYAPELRVTDAVRALPAWEPVREGLVAVRTALQRVHTLLSVRVLAALPELAVKQPSLERELAGATTELGELSVLAGELAGEPDAKRCYAARAEPRKQRWSVGAQPVDVSESVAKDFAANKRALVMASATLGTGDGVPFVLKRLGLRPPILRAPSPFHLGQQALVVLVTDAPRAHEEPFIDWASGRISGLAQVMGGRVLGLFASTRRLERVSREVQARLEPHGIEVLRQSRGHGRSLAARQERDTGTVLLGTKSFWQGVDIPGRGVGCVFIDKLPLEPASRPLVAAREEPLAKAGNEYLGFLQYRLPRALLLLRQGVGRLIRSTTDRGIVVVADPGHASYRPLLLQALAGYRVVALPWAQARLLLHSELLQMGLTADTARV from the coding sequence ATGGGCAGCTCGGAGCTCTTCACCCGGCACGTCTTCCTGGACCTCGAAACGACGGGGCTCGACCCCCGCGTGGACGAGGTCATCGAAGTCGGGTGCCTCTTCTTCGAGCACGGCCGGGAGGTGGACCGCTTCTCCCAGCTGTATTCGGCGTCCCGCCCGCTGAACCTCACCATCCGCCGGCTCACCGGCCTCTCCGACGCGCAGCTGTCCGGACAGCCCCGCTTCGACGCGGAGCGCGCCCAATTGCGGGAGCGGCTCCAGGGCTGGACGGTGGTGGCGCACAACGCCCCCTTCGAGAAGGGCTTCCTGCCGGACGTGCTCGGCGGCGTGCCGGTGCTCGACTCGTGCGAGCTCATGCACTACCTGCACCCGGAGCTGCCCAGCCACTCGCTGGAGTCGCTGATGCGGTGGGCGAAGCTGGGCTCGCAGCAGCCGCACCGGGCGCTGCATGACTGCGTGGCGGTACACGCGGTGCTGGTGCACGCGCTGGATGGCTGCGTGCGCGACGGGCGCGCGGAGGACGTGGCGGACCTGCTGGCCACCATGGACCCCAGGGCCCGCGCGGCGCTGGGGCCCACGCCGCTCCTGGATTCCCTCTCGGCGGAGGACGCTCGCGACCTGGCGATGGACGCGGAGGCGCGCCCGCTCCTGGAGCTGCTCACGCGGCTGTGGGAGGCGTGCCGGGCCACGCCGGTGCCGCTGAGTCTGGAGACGACGGGCGGCTTCTTGCGCGCGCGGCCGGAGCGCAAGCGCGCGAATGGCGGCAGGCCTCCCCCGGAGCCCGAGCTGGACGCGACGCCGCTGCCGGTGCGGCCGGAGGAGGTGGCCCAGGTGCTGGGGCCCGGCGGCGCGCTGGAGCGGGGCGGCGGGTTCCTGTCGCGGCCCGCGCAACTGGAGATGGCGCAGGCGGTGGCGCGCACGCTGTCGGACGGCGGGCAGGTGGCGGTGGAGGCCGGCACGGGCACGGGCAAGTCGCTGGCGTACCTCACGCCCGCGGCGCTGTTCGCCGCGCGCAACGGCCTGAAGGTGGGCGTGGCGCCGCACACGAAGACGCTCCAGGACCAGCTCCTGGAGAAGGACCTGCCCCGGCTGCACCAGGCCACGGGCGGCGCGTTCGGCTACGCGTTGCTCAAGGGCCAGACGAACTACCTGTGCCGCCGCCGCGCGCTGGAGGCCACGCGCGTGGAGCCGGGGATGAACCACACGGCGCGGGCGCCCCGGGCCTACGTACGCGCGTACCTGCGCCGCAGCGTGGACGGGGACCTGGACCGGCTGAGCCACTGGTTCCGCGAGCGCTTCCCGGGCATGCACGGGCTGGTGCCGGCGGTGCGCTCCGAGGCGGCGACGACGCTGGGCGAGCGGTGCCCGCATCACAACAAGTGCTTCTACCACTCGGCGGTAGCGCAGGCGCGCGAGGCGGACGTGCTGGTCATCAACCAGTCGCTCGCGTTCGCGTGGCCCGCGCGCTACGGGCGCCTGGACCACCTGGTGCTGGACGAGGCGCACGAGTTGGAGGACGTGGCCACCACCGCGCTCACGGTGGAGCTGTCCGACCTGGCCTTCCTGCGCCTCACGGAGCGGCTGCACGGCCGCGACGGGCGCCGGGGCCTCTTCGCGGAGCTGCGCCGCGCGCTCGCGGCCACGCGCCGGGACGAGTCCCGCGTGCTGATGTCCGAGGTGGACGACTCCCTGCGCACGCTGCTCCAGGAGGCGCGCCTGTTGGGCGAGCAGGTGACAGCCCTGTGCGAGCCCGCGGCGGCGATGCCCGGCGAGGACGCGGACGACGCGGCCTATGCGCCCGAGCTGCGGGTGACGGACGCGGTGCGCGCCCTGCCCGCCTGGGAGCCCGTGCGCGAGGGGCTGGTGGCGGTGCGCACGGCACTGCAACGGGTGCACACGCTCTTGTCGGTGCGGGTGCTGGCGGCGCTGCCGGAGCTGGCGGTGAAGCAGCCTTCGTTGGAGCGCGAGCTGGCCGGCGCCACCACGGAGCTGGGCGAGCTGTCGGTGCTCGCGGGCGAGCTGGCCGGAGAGCCGGACGCGAAGCGCTGCTATGCGGCGCGGGCGGAGCCTCGGAAGCAGCGCTGGAGCGTGGGCGCGCAGCCGGTGGACGTGTCCGAGTCCGTGGCGAAGGACTTCGCCGCGAACAAGCGCGCGCTGGTGATGGCGTCCGCCACGCTGGGCACGGGTGACGGTGTGCCCTTCGTGCTGAAGCGGCTGGGGCTGAGGCCGCCCATCCTGCGCGCGCCCTCGCCGTTCCACCTGGGACAGCAGGCGCTGGTGGTGCTCGTCACGGACGCGCCGCGCGCGCACGAGGAGCCGTTCATCGACTGGGCCTCTGGGCGCATCTCCGGCCTGGCGCAGGTGATGGGCGGCCGGGTGCTGGGCCTGTTCGCCTCCACGCGGCGGCTGGAGCGCGTGTCGCGCGAGGTGCAGGCGCGGCTGGAGCCGCACGGCATCGAGGTGCTGCGCCAGTCGCGTGGCCACGGCCGTTCGCTGGCGGCGCGGCAGGAGCGCGACACGGGCACGGTGCTGCTGGGCACCAAGAGCTTCTGGCAGGGCGTGGACATCCCCGGGCGCGGCGTGGGGTGTGTCTTCATCGACAAGCTGCCCCTGGAGCCGGCGTCACGGCCGCTGGTGGCCGCGCGCGAGGAGCCGCTGGCGAAGGCGGGCAACGAGTACCTGGGTTTCCTCCAGTACCGGCTGCCGCGGGCGCTGCTGCTCCTGCGCCAGGGCGTCGGGCGGCTCATCCGCTCCACCACGGACCGGGGCATCGTCGTGGTGGCGGACCCCGGACACGCGAGCTACCGGCCCCTGCTGCTCCAGGCGCTCGCGGGCTACCGAGTGGTCGCGCTGCCGTGGGCGCAGGCGCGGCTGCTCTTGCACTCGGAGCTGCTCCAGATGGGGCTCACCGCGGACACCGCGCGGGTGTGA
- a CDS encoding HAMP domain-containing protein, which yields MTTTTAQAPTTKRRWRNFLLDAPFQLKLTAYIVGVSLVMAALLGIFLVRAANSLMHETATAVDARSAAAEVSRDLSGATLSNELMAHMNDPAFEKQFREQAQAIDAKYEAERSAIVAQRAELERHQQLTWWVLGGCLLTFIAVVALATIVVTHRMAGPLFRIKRMMREVAEGHLNPPQHGLREGDELQDVFEAARDMTQRLRAQQTEDARALSEALAQAKTSGATGPWVDELSALEARYRERLAR from the coding sequence ATGACGACGACCACGGCCCAGGCCCCGACGACGAAGCGCCGCTGGCGCAACTTCCTGCTCGACGCGCCCTTCCAGCTGAAGCTCACCGCGTACATCGTCGGCGTGTCGCTGGTGATGGCGGCGCTCCTGGGCATCTTCCTGGTGCGCGCGGCGAACTCGCTGATGCACGAGACGGCGACGGCGGTGGACGCCCGCTCGGCCGCGGCGGAGGTGAGCCGGGACCTGTCCGGGGCCACGCTCTCCAATGAGCTGATGGCCCACATGAACGACCCGGCGTTCGAGAAGCAGTTCCGGGAGCAGGCGCAGGCCATCGACGCGAAGTACGAGGCGGAGCGCTCGGCCATCGTCGCGCAGCGCGCGGAGCTGGAGCGCCATCAGCAACTGACGTGGTGGGTGCTGGGCGGCTGCCTGCTGACGTTCATCGCGGTGGTGGCGCTGGCGACCATCGTGGTGACGCACCGGATGGCGGGCCCGCTCTTCCGCATCAAGCGGATGATGCGCGAGGTGGCGGAAGGTCACCTGAACCCGCCGCAGCACGGCCTGCGCGAAGGCGACGAGTTGCAGGACGTCTTCGAGGCCGCGCGGGACATGACCCAGCGGCTGCGCGCGCAGCAGACCGAGGACGCGAGAGCGCTGTCGGAGGCCCTGGCGCAGGCGAAGACGAGCGGCGCCACGGGCCCCTGGGTGGACGAGCTGTCCGCCCTGGAGGCGCGCTACCGCGAGCGGCTGGCGCGGTAG
- a CDS encoding HEAT repeat domain-containing protein gives MRLPTALLLIFFLPSSAALAQGDTRITFLGRQLEKGRDPRARSQAALVLGQTEDPEAVTPLCGGLKDPSELVRAAVAKGLGALLEPKGLDCLQAVQGEADATVQAAVAESIKAIKAYQARRPRFYLSLDALKDKTGSVPAELVKVTEARLRSKLVRRGAQMAPEKESKAAAKGALKKLGVHGYRITAEIQKTDSGGLRLALLCMTYPEQSLMGQVEVNAAGAPPADLLKALIPRAIEEAAATFDWSSET, from the coding sequence ATGCGGCTGCCGACAGCACTCCTGCTCATCTTCTTCCTGCCGTCGAGCGCTGCGCTGGCGCAGGGAGACACGCGCATCACCTTCCTGGGTCGTCAGTTGGAGAAGGGAAGGGATCCGCGTGCTCGCTCACAGGCCGCGCTGGTGTTGGGCCAGACGGAAGACCCCGAAGCGGTGACCCCGCTGTGCGGTGGCCTCAAGGACCCGAGCGAGCTGGTGCGCGCGGCGGTGGCCAAGGGGCTGGGCGCGCTCCTGGAACCGAAGGGGCTCGACTGCCTCCAGGCGGTGCAGGGGGAGGCGGACGCCACGGTGCAGGCGGCGGTGGCGGAGTCCATCAAGGCCATCAAGGCGTACCAGGCGCGCCGGCCGCGCTTCTACCTGTCGCTGGACGCGCTGAAGGACAAGACGGGCAGCGTGCCCGCGGAGCTGGTGAAGGTGACGGAGGCGCGGCTTCGTTCCAAGCTGGTGCGCCGGGGCGCGCAGATGGCGCCGGAGAAGGAGTCGAAGGCCGCGGCGAAGGGCGCGCTCAAGAAGCTGGGCGTGCACGGCTACCGCATCACGGCGGAGATCCAGAAGACGGACAGTGGAGGCCTGCGCCTGGCCCTGTTGTGCATGACGTACCCGGAGCAGTCCCTGATGGGACAGGTGGAAGTGAACGCCGCGGGAGCTCCGCCCGCGGACCTGTTGAAGGCCCTGATCCCCCGAGCCATCGAGGAAGCCGCCGCGACCTTCGACTGGAGCAGCGAGACATGA
- a CDS encoding S53 family peptidase, with protein MKRGVILTGVLLLAGWMGGCRDSDRLTSVGKPRPPGPTPVESTPTLPDSENAQPPPGKPPPEPEVVDPPPPDPEAEVLDPTPIPTTDGVPGPLPGVYTDKGEAPVTDLIRGLVSFPIRDAAALEERIADIYKPGGSRFRQYMTPAEWMSKHAPLEKDVTIVTDWLKSEGMQVPYVATNRLLVQFVGTVAQFNKAFGVTLRVLERKSPQGGNDPHDVYGLVESVKAPTFVQQRIHAVVALDLPAETGTMPGEFGQPSTEPPNPVSRGLTPQQVARAYNVDSLYEQGHQGQGMKLGVVIGAGFRWKDLRAFWKMWGIEREDPKVIQTMEPPVTRYREGTLDVEWAAAMAPKAEVLVYMGPDARNTSMLYTYNEAIGRGEVSVITTSFAHREDSEPKAVHEAYSHASTMAAALGITVAAASGDSAGVDVPGNSPYVTAVGGTQLKMNGMTVTGETAWYYSGSGITRTFATPEWQKGLFPMPAKRAVVDVALNADTGYWYTWLGVTTPNTGTSFSSPIFAGIMTVVNGARADAQKPRVGWLNSQLYTLPAVQQTFRDITVGVTDKQYEAGPGWDIPTGWGAPDAEGLLRTLP; from the coding sequence ATGAAGCGCGGAGTCATCCTGACGGGTGTTCTTCTGCTGGCGGGGTGGATGGGTGGCTGCCGTGACTCGGACCGCCTGACGTCGGTGGGAAAGCCGCGACCTCCCGGGCCGACGCCGGTGGAGTCCACGCCCACCCTTCCCGACTCCGAGAACGCACAGCCTCCTCCCGGCAAGCCACCGCCGGAGCCGGAGGTGGTGGACCCGCCGCCGCCCGACCCGGAGGCGGAGGTGTTGGATCCCACGCCCATCCCGACGACGGACGGCGTCCCCGGCCCCCTGCCGGGCGTCTACACGGACAAGGGCGAGGCGCCGGTGACGGACCTCATCCGCGGGCTCGTGTCCTTCCCCATCCGCGACGCGGCGGCGCTCGAGGAGCGCATCGCGGACATCTACAAGCCGGGCGGCTCCCGCTTCCGCCAGTACATGACGCCGGCCGAGTGGATGTCGAAGCACGCCCCGCTGGAGAAGGACGTCACCATCGTCACGGACTGGCTGAAGTCCGAGGGCATGCAGGTGCCCTACGTCGCCACCAACCGGCTGCTGGTGCAGTTCGTGGGCACGGTGGCCCAGTTCAACAAGGCGTTCGGCGTCACGCTGCGCGTGCTGGAGCGCAAGTCGCCCCAGGGCGGAAATGATCCGCACGACGTCTATGGCCTCGTGGAGTCCGTCAAGGCCCCCACGTTCGTGCAGCAGCGCATCCACGCCGTCGTCGCGCTGGACCTGCCGGCGGAGACGGGCACCATGCCCGGCGAGTTCGGCCAGCCGTCCACGGAGCCACCCAACCCCGTCAGCCGGGGCCTCACGCCCCAGCAGGTGGCGCGCGCGTACAACGTGGACTCGCTCTATGAGCAGGGGCACCAGGGCCAGGGCATGAAGCTGGGCGTGGTGATTGGCGCCGGCTTCCGGTGGAAGGACCTGCGCGCCTTCTGGAAGATGTGGGGCATCGAGCGAGAGGACCCCAAGGTCATCCAGACCATGGAGCCGCCCGTCACGCGCTACCGCGAGGGCACGCTGGACGTGGAGTGGGCCGCGGCGATGGCGCCCAAGGCGGAGGTGCTCGTCTACATGGGCCCGGACGCGCGCAACACGTCCATGCTCTACACCTACAACGAGGCCATTGGCCGGGGCGAGGTGAGCGTCATCACCACGTCCTTCGCCCACCGCGAGGACTCCGAACCCAAGGCGGTGCACGAGGCCTACAGCCACGCCAGCACCATGGCCGCCGCGCTGGGCATCACCGTCGCCGCGGCGAGCGGTGACTCCGCGGGCGTGGACGTGCCGGGCAACAGCCCCTACGTCACCGCCGTGGGCGGCACGCAGTTGAAGATGAACGGCATGACGGTGACGGGCGAGACGGCCTGGTACTACTCGGGCTCCGGCATCACCCGCACCTTCGCCACGCCGGAGTGGCAGAAGGGCCTCTTCCCGATGCCCGCCAAGCGCGCGGTGGTGGACGTCGCGCTGAACGCGGACACCGGCTACTGGTACACGTGGCTGGGCGTCACCACGCCCAACACCGGCACGTCGTTCTCCTCGCCCATCTTCGCGGGGATCATGACGGTGGTGAACGGCGCGCGCGCGGACGCGCAGAAGCCGCGGGTGGGCTGGCTCAACTCGCAGCTCTACACGCTGCCGGCCGTGCAGCAGACGTTCCGCGACATCACCGTGGGCGTCACCGACAAGCAGTACGAAGCCGGGCCGGGCTGGGACATCCCCACCGGCTGGGGTGCACCCGACGCGGAGGGCCTGCTGCGGACCCTGCCCTGA